The bacterium DNA segment TAAAACCTTGCAACACATGCTCACGGTCCTGCGCTTTTTTCAGATCAAACTGTGTTCTGCGTGCAATAATCTCTTTGCGAAACTGTAAAAATTCTAATAAAAGTTCACGCAATGTAAATACAAGTGGTTTGTTATCAAGCAGTCCAAGCATCAAGATCGACACCGAACTTTGCAATGCAGTATGTTTGTAAAGCTGATTGACAATGATTTCAGGGTTTTCATTGCGTCTGACTTCAATAATGAGACGCATTCCTTTTTTATTCGACTCATCTTTGATATTGGTAATACCATCAATAACTTTTTCTTTGACCAGGTCTGCAATTTTGATTGCAAGTTCAGCTTTGTTTACCTGATACGGAAGCTCTGTAATGATGATGCGTGGATTGGTTTTTTTATTATCTTCAATAACGACTGTTCCTCGCAATATCAAGCTGCCACGACCTGTTTTGTATGCTTTTACAATACCACCACGACCACAGATAATGCCACCAGTTGGAAAATCAGGGCCAGGAATGATTGAAAAGAGCTCTTCGTCAGACAGACCTGTATTTTTCAAAAGGGCAAGGCATGCGTTAACCAGTTCGTTCAAATTATGTGGAGGGATCGACGTAGCCATTCCCACTGCAATACCTGCAACACCATTTAAAAGAAGGTGCGGAAGTCTACTAGGCAATACCGTTGGTTCTTCTGTTGATTCGTCAAAATTTGGTGTCCAGCTTACGGTCTCTTTATCAATATCAGCCAAAAGTTCATGTGCAATCTTTTGCATACGAACTTCAGTGTAACGCATTGCTGCAGCCGTATCTCCATCAACAGATCCCCAGTTTCCTTGGCCGTCAAGCAATGGATATCGTTTTGAAAAATCCTGCACCATGCCAACCATCGTATTGTACACTGCTTGGTCACCGTGCGGGTGAAATTTACCGAGTACATCACCGACCACGCGAACAGCTTTTCGATGGGGTTTGTTGAAAGCAAGTCCTAACAGATGCATAGTGTACAAAACTCGTCTGTGCACCGGTTTTAAACCGTCACGAATATCAGGTAGTGCGCGCGATACAACAACTGACATCGCATAATCAAGGAATGAGTCTTGAAGCTCTTTTTCAATTAATACAGGGAAAATACCAGATTGCTGTTTTATTTGACTATTGGGTGTGGACATATGGAACCTTTGTCTACAGTGAATGTTATAATCAAAAAGTATAACACATTATTTTATCGAAATAAAAAGTATTATTTTATAAAGATAATTTTGAAACAAAAGTGATTTTTAAATGACTTTAATTTTTGCATTTACCTTGCAAATGGTTCGCCAGCGCCTGCTCAATATGATACAATGACTTAAAAAAAGAAAAAGGATTATGGTATGAAGCTGTTTTTGAAAATCAGTCTACTATGTTGTTGTTTGGTATTCTTATTTTTGCAAACCAGATGCGAAGAACCACAAAAATTTCTCAATAGATTACCGGTTGTTGGCATGGTTCATGAAGGGACGGATGTAGGTTGTGCGCCTTGGATTGGTAAATGTGTGGCGTTGCAGTCTGAGTTGGTAAAAAAGGTAAAAGAGCTAGCAAAAGAGATGAAAAAACGGGTTAAAGTTTTAACTGAGTTAAGTCTATTACAAGATGATTACTTTTCATTAAAAGAGCAGTGTAGTGTGCTTAAAAATGAAAACTCAAAATTAAAAATGGCTCTTCTGTTTTCAGGTTCAGTTCATCTTTTTTGTGTTGGTTTTCATTATTTGTTTCCTGAAAAAAATATGTTCGATTTTTTCAAATGGACACGGTTCGGATCCTAGCTATTTTATGTATCAACTGTTATATTGAAAAAGATTTGGAGCATACTATTTTAAGAAGGGGCTTTCATGAATAAAAGAATTGTTTTTCGACATATGGATCATTCTCCAGCTATCGAAGAGCTTGCAAATAAACATCTGCAAAAGATAGAACATTTTCTTGAAAATGAACCGACGCCAATCTATATTGATCTTGTGATGGAACCTTCAAAAACGCGTGAGCATTCACGAATTGAGTTGCGTGTCAAATCACCTCATTATGATAAAATTATTCATCATGAGTTTCAGGGTGACAAATTTTACGATGTATTAAATGACGTTATTGAAAAGATGCATAAAGAGTTATTGGAAGAAAAAAAGAAGGTTAAAAAAGATGACTGGCGACATCGGGGCGTACCAGAAGATTTTAAGAAATTTTAGCCGCACGTGTTTATAATAAATCAGTTTAAAAAGGGGGATGAAAAAAGTCCTCCTTTTTTTATAAAACAGAGTATGGAAAAGTGATATATGGATTATCGTTCATCCGTTGAAGCTTTGTTTCAGTTGTATCCAGCTGTCAAAAACATTGTGCAGCATCTGTATCAACAAAATAGCACAGCGCTGCTGGTTGGTGGCGCGGTACGTGATATTCTGTTACATCAGAAACCGCTTGATTATGATATTGAAGTATATGGCATGTCGCTGGAGCAGTTGCAAAACGAGTTGTCGCAGTTTGGTTTTGTTGATCTTGTTGGCAAATCTTTTGGCGTATTAAAAATTCGTGGATTGCCCGTTGATTGGTCCGTGCCACGTTTCGATGCTCAAGGACGCAAACCTACGGTGACTTTCAATCCATCGATGTCGTTTATTGATGCATTTGGCAGGCGTGATCTGACAATAAATGCGATGGGTATAGATATGGTGACTGGCCAACTGATTGATCCATTTGATGGTAAAAAAGATATTACAGAAAAACGGTTACGTGCGCCGTCAGTTGCACGGTTCGTTGAAGATCCCCTGCGTTTTTTCAGGGTGATGCAGTTTGTTGGACGGTTTGAAATGGAGCCTGATGCTGAACTTAATGATGCATGTGCGAATATGGATTTGGTAGAGGTTGCACAAGAAAGAATTGAAGCTGAACTGAAAAAGCTATTTTTGCTTTCAAAAAAACCGTCGTTAGCTTTTTTATGGCTTGCAAAGATAGGCCGGCTTGCAAGTTTGTATCCTGAACTTTATGTGACTATTGCAATCCGACAGGACCGGCGGTGGCACCCGGAAGGTTCGGTTTTTGTTCATTCAATGCAAGCGCTTGATGCGGCCGTGCAGATTGCAGTGCAAAAGCAGTATGATGCTGAAAAGCGGTTACTGTTGTGTGTTGCGGCACTTGCACATGATCTTGGCAAAGTTACAACGACATTTGAAGATGCAAAAGGAGTTCATAGTTATGGTCATGAGCGGGTTGGTGCACCATTGGCCGTCGCACTGGCGCGCCGTATGTTCAGTCCAGCTATCGTATGTAAAAGAGCATTATATAAACTTGTGTATTATCACATGACTCCTGGTGCACTGGTGAGAAATAAGGCACGATTATGCCGTTATCAACGGTTGGCCTCACAATTGGCGCCTGAAGTTTCAATGAGTCTTCTGGCAGATCTCTGCCTTGCGGATCGTCGTGGACGCAATGGTCTGTCGATGGATCCTTTGCAAAATAAAGATTGTGAAATCACTGAATTTTTAAAAAAAGCGACTGCTGCACAGGTGGCCGAAAATCCAATTAAGCCACTGGTGACAGGTGCAGATCTGCTTGCCTATTGCAAACCGGGCCCCGCGTTGGGAAAACTTTTGCAAAAGGCATATGAGCTGCAGCTTGCAAAAGCCATAACCGATCGACAGGTTTTGTTAGAACTGGTTTTAAAAATTTAGAATGTGACATGTAGCTTTAATGTACAAAATCTGCTATTCTTGCCCATATGGAAATGAAAGTATATCTTTTATTCTTTTTTGCTACCGCTGCTGCTTCGCATGTAGCTGCAAGTTCCTGGAATCATGAGATAGTGTCCACTACCAGACATTTTGAGTATCCTCAATCAGAAAAAAAGTTAGTCATTCCGCCTGGATTTGAAAAGCAGGTGCCAGGTGACATCTGGGCTGAAAAAATAAGATATAATCGTCCCGTTAACGACCGTTTAGATAAAGATGGTAGAGAAGTGATTCTGCCGTATCAATTTCTTGTTTGTACAGATACTATTGATCAGTTAGAAGTCGCGGAGGTGCAGAGACTTTTATTGTTTAATCACCTGCTAGCTCCAAGTATACAGAAATTACCTGATAATCGCATACTTGAAGCGAATCCGCGGCGGCCATTTAGAAATGTAAAAAATTATTATACTCCCTTTTTTTCAAGTAATGTTGAATCAGATATTTTTTTTAGTAATTCTGTCCTCTGCTTTGAACGAAATTCTAAAATCGAGTTTTGGCGTTTAAAACAGGGTTTGACTGGTCAATATGTGACCGACTATAAACATGAATCTACTCATGATTTGCACTATGATTTTTCGATTGATCCTCACATTGAGCACTGTCATTATTCTTTTTCTAATGGATATTTTCTGTTTTTCAGACCGGCAGCGGTTGATGAGTACTTAGGTTCGGTTGAGCTTTATAAATATGATTCAATCAATAAAAAACTTGATCAATGGTATGTATTTAATATTAAAAAAGAGGTAGTTGATTATTCTCATTATGGTAAACATTACCCTAAAATGCATTTAGATAGGAATGGCCACCTTCTTCAGATGCGCTTTAAAACTATGCCGTTGCGCATTGAAGTAGATATGTTGCATGATAATTTCTACTCTGCTGGAGAACATGATGAGTCGTGGTGTGAAACGTATGTGTTGTACAAAAAAGGTACTGGGATACCAGTCAAAATAGTATTTTTTCTTGAGGGTGTATTTGAATGCATACAAATACAAATATATAAATGTGTAAAATTTTTAAAAACGCTGGCCTCTTTTATGTTGATGGTTATTGAAGAGGAAACACTGCCAAGGCATTTAAAATGGGGAATTGCTTTATCAGTTCCTTTTTATTTTGCTAACCTTTTATTGCTCGCATTAATACTACTAAAGTAAACTATTCATCCATTTGTTTCATGGTTTTGAAAAAATAGTGTTTCGTTAATGTTCTTCGACGCAATCACCAAAATAGTTAGCATTCTTCTGAGAATTACTATTAAATTCTTCGTCAAAACTTGATCGTACCTCATCTGCTAGATTCGCTTGGCACGATTTTATAAATTTCGAATACAAATCAGACGTTGGTTCAACATGTGTGTCCAAAACAAAAGCATTTTCTTTTTCTTTATTTTTGTATTGCAAGTCTGAGAAAGTGTTTTTTAACCGCTTCATATCACTTCGTACGGCATCTTTTTGGTCATATTTGTATTCAGCTTTTATTAATACTGGTACTTTAATTTTACCTTCTATGCTTTTCAGGACGTCTGATAGTGGTTGAGGTGCTTCATCCTTAACATGTGACCAGCGTTGAATCCCTATACATGCAATCAGTAAGCTCATTGCGAACCCATCTGTTGTTGTATAACTGTAGATTCCTGCGTATGCAGTTTTGCCGGCTAAATAGACAGCCAAAGCTGCACAGAAAAGATAAGGGATTCTGGTGCTAGATTTTTTTTCTACAACTTCTATTTGAATAGGGCACCACAGAATTATTCCTTTTAAATACTGATATTTTGGGTCGTTATCGTTAACCATATTGTCTAGCAAACGGATCATAAGCTCTGCGCCTTTTGCATGCCCATGTAAAATATAATCGGTTTTTTCTGGAATTTTCTCCTTGAGTTGCTTTAGAGATTCAGAGAGGTCATTGGTAAATTTTATGATGTCACTGGTAAATCCTATTATCTTTGCTTTTTGTTTGATTGTTTCGTTCTTAAGATTTTGATTTCTAAGAGTTTCTATATCTTCCCAAGTATAGATTTTGTTTTCTTTATAGTTTTCTTGTTCTTCGTATGTGTATGTCCCAACAATGAGCTTTGTTGGTGATGGCCACCATCCGGTTCTTTTAACTTCGTGTGCATAAACAATTTTAAGCTCAGAGTCTTCCATTCCCAAGCTGATCATTGGTAACACAAGTAAAAAAAAGAAAAATTTCCGAAAAAAATGAACTATCATTTCATAACCTAATTAAGAAAGGATTTCATAATTTTTCAAATAATGTTGTAAAGAGTATATTTTTTGAAAGAAAAAAGCAAACTTTACAGTGCTTTAACATTCTTAAAAACTGCCAACTGATGACGGTTGTAATAAAAAATTTTCAGCTTACAGATTTTCTGCTATAATCATTGTACAGATCATTTTAAAGGGAGCGATGTATGGTAGTATTTGAAGCAAACTCATTGTGGTATTTAGTGCGGCAGTCTGATGTTATTTCGCAGTTGGTACTATTGATTCTTTTTTTACTTTCAGTTCTTTGTTGGACATTCTTTTTTGCCAAGCTTTTACGCATGAATATGGAGCGTAGAAGCATTGAAAAAATAAGCATGCATCTAGTTCCTGATACGAGTTTAAGAACCGTTTTATTGTACGCCAGTAATGGAGTAAATACTGTTGGTAGTGTGTTTGTCAGGCACGTTGCTTTATTTATTCAGCATGTTTTAAAACAGGGTGATCATATAAATATTTTGCGAGTCTATGATGTGGAGATTATCTCTGAGTACACATATCAGTTAGTTGATGAATATATTGAGTCTGAAAGAGCGACACTGCCTCTGCTTTCAACAGTTGCGGGTCTTTCGCCATTATTAGGTCTTTTTGGAACAGTGTGGGGTTTGGTGCATGCCTTTATTAGAATTAGTCAACAACAATCGGCAGACATTGTCACGGTTGCTCCAGGTATTGCAGAGGCTTTAATAACAACGTTGGCCGGTTTAATGGTGGCAATTCCTGCACTTGTAATGTTTAATTATTTACAAAAGCAGATGCGTGATGTTGAAAACTGTCTTCAAAAAGTTGCAGATACGGTAAAAATTATTGTGCAATGTTCGGTTTTGAAAGGTCACGATGCGCAGAAATAGACGTAAACAGATAGTTACAACCATGACTGATCTTTCGCTGACTCCTTTGGTTGATACAGCTTTGACGTTACTCATTATTTTTATGGTTGCCACGCCGATGATGCGACACGCGGTTCGAGTTACCTTGCCCAAGGGGTCAAGTCAGGATTCGGTCTCGTCAAAGGAGGGGCTGATTGTCTATGTTGACTATGAAAATAAGATAGTTTTTAATAATCAGACAGTATCTATTGAGTCCTTTGTTTGCCAAGTAAAAGAGCTCATTACGGAACATACAAAATCTTTTTTTATCAGAGCAGATAGTAGCGCTTCTTGGGGAGTGGTACTTGAACTTTTTGATGCACTACGTAGCGTGAAAGGGATTGAACATGTGGTATTGCCGATACAGAAAAGATCAGCTTGATTTTACTTATGAAAAGGTTTTTTTTGTTGTTGCCGTGCTCCATCAGTTATGTTTTTTTATCTTCTTTTTTATTCGTGATGCGTCTTTAAAGCGAATGGTTTTCCATATTGAAGCTAAAAGTATGCAGCTTTTTGAAAAAGATATTGTGCTTATTGATGACTTTATTGATGCGAATAGTGTTTCTTTGCCGGTCGTATCAGGCTCAGTTATTGTAGAATCAGTTCATAAAAAACCTGCTTTAGCCGTGTCTGGGCTGAAAGGTACAGTTGCCAAAAAACAAAGCGCTGTTCAAGTCAAAAAAACGACTCAAAAGAAAAAAGCGCCAGTGAAAACTAAACATACCAATTCTAAAATAGGTAAATCGTTAGCGAAAAATGAGGTAAAAAAAACTGTTTTAGTAGATAAAAAAATCAAAACAGCTCTATCCAGTAGTGCTTTAAAGGCTCAAAAATCACCTGAAAAATCTATTCAAGGGCAAAAAGTGGTATCAAGTGAGGATATTTCTAAAGCCACTAGTGCTACAGAGAATCAAAACTATTCTCATCAGCAGCTGGTGGATCAACAGGAACAGCTATTAAGGTCTGAATATATCAAAAATGAGTTAAAACGTGTTTGGAACCCTCCTGTTATTACAATGAATGGGAGTGAATGTGTATTTACTGTTGAAGTTGATTATAGTGGAGCAGTGAAGCATGTCGTTATGGAAAAATCGTCCGGTATTTTGATGTATGATGTGATGGCCCAGCAGGCTGTGCATGGCATAAAAATGCCATTGTGGGCGTATAATACCATAATGACCATAGTATTGAAAGTATAAGTATGAACGGTGTGAGAATATTTTTGTTGGGTATACTGATTTTTAATAGGGTAATTTTTGCTTTTGAATTGACAGTAAAAGCAGATAGTGCTGGAAAAATGCCATTATATATCTGTTATGTAAAAGGTAGTCAGCAGTATAAGCTGCCTTTTGCATACCGTGTTTTTGAATCAGATTTAGAGTTTATGGGTATTTTTGATTTTAAAAGTGAAGTAAAGACCGCTGTCTTAACCAAAAAAGAGAGGAAAGAAATACTTGGCAAGGGTTACGGACTGGGGCTATTTTTAGTTGAAACTGAAGATGTCATAGATGTATATGTGCACAATATGCTTTCAGATAAGACGGTTATCGGTAAAAGGTTTACAAAGTCTGTTCCGGCAAGAGTTATTGCACATCGTGTTGCGGATACTGTTTTTTCAACGTTATTGTCTGAGCCATCATTTTTTTTAACACGTATTGCATATGTAAAGGAGGTGCCAAGCCACCTGCATTCGTTTAGTCCAAAACGTATTTTGTGTGTTGTTGACTATGATGGTTCTTGTGAGCAGGCGGTTATAGAAACACCACTTGCTATTTTTGGGCCTCGTTGGAGTAGTCGCTTGAATGTTCCAATGCTTTTTTATTCTGAGCATACTGCCACCAATATTCGTTTGATGACCGTTGACTTGCAAAAAAAGAAGAAGATTTCATCAACGGTTGATGGTATGACTTTATTGCCTTGTTGTTTGCCAAATGGTAACGGAGTTGTGTATTGTTCGACTGGTTCAAATGGCTATACGCAGCTCTTTTTGTATACCTTTGAGGGGGTTAAGCAGTTGACTTTTTATCAGGGTAATAGTCTGTCTCCTTCCATTACTTCAGATGGTTCGCTTTTATATTTCTGTTCTGACTATGCCTCGGGTACGCCACAGATTTTTTCTTATCGTTTTTCAGATGGCATGGTGGAGCCTATTACGACGGATGGCTATTGCACCTCTCCGGCGGTCTGTCAAAGAACTGGTAATCTTTTATATACAAAGATGGTGCAGGGTATTATGCAAATTATGTTATATGATCCAAAGTTAGCAAACATCACTCAGTTAACTTTTGATCGTGCAAATAAAGATTGTGTTTCATGGTCGCCCTGTGGAAAGTATATACTTTATGGATTTGAATCTGGTCAGCAGCAGCGTATTGCCATGCTGAATATAGTGAATAAGAAAACGGTCTTTATTACTCCGACAGATGTACGGTGTTCGTATCCTAGCTGGTCACCCGTGTATAACCATTTCCCGATATTTGTGTAAGGAGCTATCGACAAATTAAGTTTTATTTTCTATAATGAACGGGTGTTTGTTCTGTTTTTGCTGTTGCTAGTTTGATAAAACAGTAAATCAAAATAATTACAATTAGTTGTTTTCTGAAAAATAGATTAGTACAAGGATAGAATGCATGAAATGGTTTAAACAGTTTTTTCGTTCAAATGGTGGTTCAAAGAATCTTGTCGTGTTTATTGTTGTTGTCTTTGTTTTGCGGCTTTTATTGCCTAAGCTTACTGATGTTACGCGTCAGATTAAACTTGTTTCATATTCAAGCTTTCTTGATTTGATAGACAAAAAGCAGATTAAGCATCTGTATATTGATGGACAAGATGTAAGGGGTATTTTAAAAGACAGTACTGTGTTTCAAAGTGTAATACCTGATAAATCGGTTGATTGGCAGCAGTTACGTGCTCTGGGGATTACCTTTGAAGTAGCAAATCAGGCAGATTATAGTTACGCATGGTACTTTATGATGCTTGTCTTTGCGGCAATTATTCTCGGTATGGTATGGTTCTTTTTTCGTCAGTCCCGTGGCGGAGGCATGGGGAGCAGTGGTAATATTTTTACCATGGGCAAAAGTAAAGCTCGCATGTTTATGCCTTCTACGATTAAAGAAACCTTTGCCTCAGTTGCTGGTGCACAAGAAGCAAAAGAGGAGTTATATGATGTTGTTGACTATCTGAGAAATCCGAAAAAATATCGCCGATTAGGTGCGAAAATGACACGCGGGGTATTGTTGGTGGGTGAGCCGGGCAACGGGAAAACCTTACTGGCGCGTGCCGTTGCGGGTGAAGCAAACTGTGCATTTCTTTCGGTTAGTGGATCTGAATTTATAGAGATTTTTGTCGGCGTTGGTGCAGCTCGTGTTCGAGAACTATTTGCGCAGGCTCGCCGTCATGCGCCGTGCATTATTTTTATTGATGAAATTGATGCCGTCGGGCGTCATCGTGGCAGTGGTCTTGGTGGTGGTCATGATGAGCGTGAGCAGACGTTGAATCAGCTGCTTACAGAGATGGATGGATTTGTGCAGACAACCGATACACCTGTTATAATTTTGGCAGCTACCAATAGACCTGATGTGCTGGATAAAGCATTATTGCGACCTGGTAGATTTGATAGGCAGGTACATGTGCCCTTTCCCGATCTTAAAAGTCGCCAAGAGATTTTGCAGGTACATGCTCAGGCTGTCAAAATGGATCAGTCTGTTGATCTTGCAAAAGTAGCTCGCGGAACTCCCGGTTTTTCTGGTGCTGACCTTGCCAATTTGATTAATGAGGCTGCGATTATTGCCTCA contains these protein-coding regions:
- a CDS encoding HPF/RaiA family ribosome-associated protein, which gives rise to MNKRIVFRHMDHSPAIEELANKHLQKIEHFLENEPTPIYIDLVMEPSKTREHSRIELRVKSPHYDKIIHHEFQGDKFYDVLNDVIEKMHKELLEEKKKVKKDDWRHRGVPEDFKKF
- the ftsH gene encoding ATP-dependent zinc metalloprotease FtsH; this translates as MKWFKQFFRSNGGSKNLVVFIVVVFVLRLLLPKLTDVTRQIKLVSYSSFLDLIDKKQIKHLYIDGQDVRGILKDSTVFQSVIPDKSVDWQQLRALGITFEVANQADYSYAWYFMMLVFAAIILGMVWFFFRQSRGGGMGSSGNIFTMGKSKARMFMPSTIKETFASVAGAQEAKEELYDVVDYLRNPKKYRRLGAKMTRGVLLVGEPGNGKTLLARAVAGEANCAFLSVSGSEFIEIFVGVGAARVRELFAQARRHAPCIIFIDEIDAVGRHRGSGLGGGHDEREQTLNQLLTEMDGFVQTTDTPVIILAATNRPDVLDKALLRPGRFDRQVHVPFPDLKSRQEILQVHAQAVKMDQSVDLAKVARGTPGFSGADLANLINEAAIIASKREVDLIAVEHFEEARDKILLGKEVKSIMLTEEDKKVIAYHESGHALARLLMPAFTSPLHKVTIIPRGRALGVTHSMPEREKYITSKEEMEAEVISALGGRAAEELIFQRLTTGAYSDFKVATDIVRRMVCSYGMVPAELGTVLYLQDGQYEYSEKTSEKIDEAVRMIMDACYKRCLEMFKQNRLKLDMLANALLEKETMYAGEIYELLNIEPRTEHTFS
- a CDS encoding CCA tRNA nucleotidyltransferase, whose amino-acid sequence is MDYRSSVEALFQLYPAVKNIVQHLYQQNSTALLVGGAVRDILLHQKPLDYDIEVYGMSLEQLQNELSQFGFVDLVGKSFGVLKIRGLPVDWSVPRFDAQGRKPTVTFNPSMSFIDAFGRRDLTINAMGIDMVTGQLIDPFDGKKDITEKRLRAPSVARFVEDPLRFFRVMQFVGRFEMEPDAELNDACANMDLVEVAQERIEAELKKLFLLSKKPSLAFLWLAKIGRLASLYPELYVTIAIRQDRRWHPEGSVFVHSMQALDAAVQIAVQKQYDAEKRLLLCVAALAHDLGKVTTTFEDAKGVHSYGHERVGAPLAVALARRMFSPAIVCKRALYKLVYYHMTPGALVRNKARLCRYQRLASQLAPEVSMSLLADLCLADRRGRNGLSMDPLQNKDCEITEFLKKATAAQVAENPIKPLVTGADLLAYCKPGPALGKLLQKAYELQLAKAITDRQVLLELVLKI
- a CDS encoding MotA/TolQ/ExbB proton channel family protein; the encoded protein is MVVFEANSLWYLVRQSDVISQLVLLILFLLSVLCWTFFFAKLLRMNMERRSIEKISMHLVPDTSLRTVLLYASNGVNTVGSVFVRHVALFIQHVLKQGDHINILRVYDVEIISEYTYQLVDEYIESERATLPLLSTVAGLSPLLGLFGTVWGLVHAFIRISQQQSADIVTVAPGIAEALITTLAGLMVAIPALVMFNYLQKQMRDVENCLQKVADTVKIIVQCSVLKGHDAQK
- a CDS encoding biopolymer transporter ExbD gives rise to the protein MRRNRRKQIVTTMTDLSLTPLVDTALTLLIIFMVATPMMRHAVRVTLPKGSSQDSVSSKEGLIVYVDYENKIVFNNQTVSIESFVCQVKELITEHTKSFFIRADSSASWGVVLELFDALRSVKGIEHVVLPIQKRSA
- a CDS encoding PD40 domain-containing protein — translated: MNGVRIFLLGILIFNRVIFAFELTVKADSAGKMPLYICYVKGSQQYKLPFAYRVFESDLEFMGIFDFKSEVKTAVLTKKERKEILGKGYGLGLFLVETEDVIDVYVHNMLSDKTVIGKRFTKSVPARVIAHRVADTVFSTLLSEPSFFLTRIAYVKEVPSHLHSFSPKRILCVVDYDGSCEQAVIETPLAIFGPRWSSRLNVPMLFYSEHTATNIRLMTVDLQKKKKISSTVDGMTLLPCCLPNGNGVVYCSTGSNGYTQLFLYTFEGVKQLTFYQGNSLSPSITSDGSLLYFCSDYASGTPQIFSYRFSDGMVEPITTDGYCTSPAVCQRTGNLLYTKMVQGIMQIMLYDPKLANITQLTFDRANKDCVSWSPCGKYILYGFESGQQQRIAMLNIVNKKTVFITPTDVRCSYPSWSPVYNHFPIFV